The genomic region ATAAACCTATCGAAAAGGATTACGAAACAAATTCAAAACGATCGATGCATGATAGACACGTACAGAtatcacaaacacacacacacacacacacacacacagacacacacagaTATAGAAGCTTTTGATTGAGGGATTTCTGTTTAGGTTTCTCTCCTGGAGCCATGGTTTCCGTCTGCGCAATGGTGACCCAATGCATGCGCTTGGGTCTCTCGACTCCATCTGCCTATTGTTTCTTCAGTGAGTTTCTCCTGTTTTCTATCATCTCTACTTGCGGAATTGACCTGCCCCACTTGATGGTCCTACGAAGCTTGTCTCAcgccccacacacacacacacacacacacacacacatatatatatatatatatatatcattgtcAGAAAgttaatatgaaaatatattATCAGATCTCAGCAATTAGTTAATCAAATATCGCAATTAACGTTGTGAATGAATTTCCTTAGGATGTTCAATTAAATGTACAAAAGGAAAGAGTCTAAGTCAAGAGGTACATTCTGTTAATTACATACAGAGCTTAATATATACTAGTTAAGAAGCTGAAGATACTACGTGCACCTGCTAGTCAAGCCTGCAATATATCCGCATGCATGCGTGGCCTGCAGATACGTTAACCAAGCTTTAACAATATTAATGCTACATATATATCCCACCTACACAACAAAGATTTGCGTTAATTAAGTAGGTACTATCTACTAATTAAACCATGATTAGAATCAACGAAAATACAATTTGCATATCTCATGGACAATACAGGCTTTTGCGTGTTTGTACTGCAGCCATTATgaatgagaattatacgcgGTTCTTCTTTTGTAAGCTTTTTCCCCTTTTCCTTTCTAAAATATTTTGATCAATCCCAAATTCTCAGTTGACGCATATTTTGatctatataaaatatataaatgcacATTTTCTACCCCTTATTTTTACTTGAGGCATATATCATGAATGCATAAATTAATCTTAGATTGCATACCACCTCTTGTActatttgataatcatttcagtttttaacttttatatttttgtgaaaACAAAATACTGGAAACCGTTTGGTaactctttttagtttttagatcAATTGAAaactctttttagtttttagaccaattgaaaactaaaaaccaaaatgaagctaagTTTTGAAAGCTAAAGAAGTAGCTTTTTATGTAGATGGCGCTTTACCACAGTGGCGGAAAGTAATCATGTGCGCACCCTAATGTTGGTTCGATCCCCACTGCTCCCCCTCCCTCAATTTtctgaattgaaaaataattactaaacaagtttttcgtttaaaaaaattgaaaacataactaaacacacaaaatcaagtcaagttttgaaaactgaacttgaaaacaaaattaatgtaaaaaaCGTCTCGTTAAATTTTCAACTCACATGCTTGATGATTTGACATCcactttaatattttttttctaaaaaaaaatgttttgagaaatgaattTTTGCTGTTAGAGATCGTAATAACGTCTGTGGTTTCCAAGAATAACAGTTATAACTTTCGCATGAGCAGATATGGATTGCAAATATGCAGATGATGAAATCAATCCAAATCcccacaaggaaaaaaaagtaaaatgaattaTCACGTCTTAGAGCTTCCTTTAACTTGCTTTGGCTgaaagagaaattaaagttggCATGCAATAATCAAAAGATAAAAGATAGTCAACAACCTAGCAACCTAGCAAAAGATCCCAAGCGTAGCAGATAAGTTCGTAGCCAATGAGAAGTACATGATGTTGATAGTGGTGCATAAAAAGCCACAAGGAAACAATTAGATACAcaaaattatatgtatatactaGTCATATAGAATAAGAACCACTCAATTATACTTCAcgtttgtgttttttaattaaaaaggaaaacacCTCTACTTTAATTAATTCCACAGATTTCAGAAGATTTCGGAATTAAAAAGCTACATTCTTCCAATCATGCGCCTAAAGTAACTTCTCCAGAAATcgaaattattatataattaagtTGCTATAATTCTTAGTCTTCATCATCCCTTCAACTTCTAGGGTTTTCAAACCAACAGTACTATTGCCTACATTCTGGTGATTAATATATATCTGCGTGTGTTCAACCTAATAAGCTAGCTAGATGATTGTTAAGAAGTAAGTACAAACGTCAGGTTATGAACTTTTATAATAAGAGAGCAACCTCCACGAGTACACTGCCATTATAACGTCTTATGTTATGAAAGTTATTTTCCTAGGCATTATAAATTGGATAGTACTATCCACatatctatttttacttctcacacaccacTCTCAATTTCCGGCtagtgaattgaatgaattgaagcaGATCAATGGCAAAAGATTAATaagggtgtgtgagaggtaaaaatgagtgtgtgaataacattatCCGATAACTAAAAAGTACCATCTTCATTATATACATTAAATAGTTAAATAATTCAAGTGAAATATTGGTGTATTATTACCTTTTACTCCAGTCGTCATCGATTTCGCATTCCAAGAGGTACAATGTCTCCAAGAAGCCCTTCATCGGTAGGAAGAGGTGGGGTTGGCTGAGGATCAATGAAGTGGGATGATCCTCCTGCAGCTTGATCATCGTCATGACGCGGGACTACTGCTTGGTGCGACGCCGTTGGGGTCAAATTAATAGGACTAGTTATTTCTCTGGGTCGAATTGTTGGATAATACATGAACTGTGAGGCTGGAGACAGCTGAGCCAACTGGTGGCCTGCAAAGCTAGATTCATGACCAATTACTCCCCCACGAGGGAATGCAACGGTATGATGACAGTGTTGGCCTTCATATGTGGTAATTACAGTTGTGGGATCTTCAGAGGAACGCTCAACTCGTTTCTTCACAGTGCATTTGGTATTTGTGCAGCGATAATAGCTCCTGCAAATTAAACAACAAAAGATTGAGTGTGAGATTCTgcatataaaaattataatgcaTGTATTCTGGTGATTAATATCTGCATGCATATCTAATAAACTAATGATTCTTGGTTTGCAAAATAAACAGCAAAAGATTCAGTGTCAGATTGTGTAAGATGATGCATATACATTTAACTGTTAGAATATTCTTTTGTTCCAATAATTCATAACCACTTTGAAGTTGTTTAATCCCAAATTTGTAAACTCTGTCCCTCTTCTCAGTTCACAATCTTTAgattaaaagttagtttttttAGTGTAGCTAGATAGTGGCACACTCGCAATCTGTACAATCTCTAGGTCTATTTCCGAGGCTTGGAAATtt from Pyrus communis chromosome 4, drPyrComm1.1, whole genome shotgun sequence harbors:
- the LOC137730454 gene encoding probable WRKY transcription factor 57 isoform X2, with amino-acid sequence MKSSPASTPSPPPTTCPIWREILAVVLLFWRTAAAVAAPPFGAPTWPRLSDPLRPISPRLRAPARILPRGLQAPAANHRPRYSKIFCRSKVKKKGPKRIRQQRFAFVTKSEVDHLEDGYRWRKYGQKAVKNSPFPRSYYRCTNTKCTVKKRVERSSEDPTTVITTYEGQHCHHTVAFPRGGVIGHESSFAGHQLAQLSPASQFMYYPTIRPREITSPINLTPTASHQAVVPRHDDDQAAGGSSHFIDPQPTPPLPTDEGLLGDIVPLGMRNR